The following proteins are encoded in a genomic region of Gossypium hirsutum isolate 1008001.06 chromosome D05, Gossypium_hirsutum_v2.1, whole genome shotgun sequence:
- the LOC107906618 gene encoding inositol 3-kinase isoform X1, protein MAVGVGGEILPETLEKMVDNCSAIFVDIQALIRVFETNERVKLGLIKESGFYHLLPCVSSEEALFMDMEKVRQWCCVVVTHGKDGCGIYRKDGKIKIEPFGANQMDPTGGRDSFLGGFVGGLVHGLGVHDAAFVGNFFGSLSVAQIGLPKFDLRLLQILCQQKLVLTPLLPEEASAALGN, encoded by the exons ATGGCGGTCGGGGTTGGCGGGGAGATATTACCAGAAACGCTAGAAAAAATGGTTGACAACTGCAGTGCCATTTTCGTAGATATCCAAGCTTTAATCCGTGTTTTTGAAACAAACGAGAGGGTAAAACTTGGGTTAATAAAAGAGAGCGGCTTTTACCATTTGTTACCGTGTGTGTCTTCGGAAGAGGCACTATTTATGGATATGGAAAAAGTGAGGCAATGGTGTTGTGTGGTGGTAACGCATGGGAAAGATGGATGCGGAATTTACAGGAAAGACGGGAAAATAAAAATCGAGCCATTTGGGGCTAACCAGATGGATCCAACGGGTGGCAGAGATAGCTTCTTAGGTGGGTTTGTAGGCGGATTGGTTCATGGGTTGGGTGTTCATGATGCTGCTTTCGTGGGCAATTTTTTTGGTTCCCTTTCCGTTGCTCAGATTGGTCTGCCTAAGTTCGATTTGAGATTGTTACAG ATATTATGTCAGCAAAAGTTGGTTCTTACCCCTCTTTTACCTGAAGAAGCATCTGCAGCGCTAGGGAACTGA
- the LOC107906618 gene encoding inositol 3-kinase isoform X3 — protein MAVGVGGEILPETLEKMVDNCSAIFVDIQALIRVFETNERVKLGLIKESGFYHLLPCVSSEEALFMDMEKVRQWCCVVVTHGKDGCGIYRKDGKIKIEPFGANQMDPTGGRDSFLGGFVGGLVHGLGVHDAAFVGNFFGSLSVAQIGLPKFDLRLLQDVMKEKTVVAL, from the exons ATGGCGGTCGGGGTTGGCGGGGAGATATTACCAGAAACGCTAGAAAAAATGGTTGACAACTGCAGTGCCATTTTCGTAGATATCCAAGCTTTAATCCGTGTTTTTGAAACAAACGAGAGGGTAAAACTTGGGTTAATAAAAGAGAGCGGCTTTTACCATTTGTTACCGTGTGTGTCTTCGGAAGAGGCACTATTTATGGATATGGAAAAAGTGAGGCAATGGTGTTGTGTGGTGGTAACGCATGGGAAAGATGGATGCGGAATTTACAGGAAAGACGGGAAAATAAAAATCGAGCCATTTGGGGCTAACCAGATGGATCCAACGGGTGGCAGAGATAGCTTCTTAGGTGGGTTTGTAGGCGGATTGGTTCATGGGTTGGGTGTTCATGATGCTGCTTTCGTGGGCAATTTTTTTGGTTCCCTTTCCGTTGCTCAGATTGGTCTGCCTAAGTTCGATTTGAGATTGTTACAG gatgtaatgaaggagaagaccgtcgTTGCATTATGa
- the LOC107906618 gene encoding inositol 3-kinase isoform X2 produces the protein MAVGVGGEILPETLEKMVDNCSAIFVDIQALIRVFETNERVKLGLIKESGFYHLLPCVSSEEALFMDMEKVRQWCCVVVTHGKDGCGIYRKDGKIKIEPFGANQMDPTGGRDSFLGGFVGGLVHGLGVHDAAFVGNFFGSLSVAQIGLPKFDLRLLQQSSYRNSQLKRGKI, from the exons ATGGCGGTCGGGGTTGGCGGGGAGATATTACCAGAAACGCTAGAAAAAATGGTTGACAACTGCAGTGCCATTTTCGTAGATATCCAAGCTTTAATCCGTGTTTTTGAAACAAACGAGAGGGTAAAACTTGGGTTAATAAAAGAGAGCGGCTTTTACCATTTGTTACCGTGTGTGTCTTCGGAAGAGGCACTATTTATGGATATGGAAAAAGTGAGGCAATGGTGTTGTGTGGTGGTAACGCATGGGAAAGATGGATGCGGAATTTACAGGAAAGACGGGAAAATAAAAATCGAGCCATTTGGGGCTAACCAGATGGATCCAACGGGTGGCAGAGATAGCTTCTTAGGTGGGTTTGTAGGCGGATTGGTTCATGGGTTGGGTGTTCATGATGCTGCTTTCGTGGGCAATTTTTTTGGTTCCCTTTCCGTTGCTCAGATTGGTCTGCCTAAGTTCGATTTGAGATTGTTACAG caaTCGTCGTACCGGAATTCTcaactaaaaaggggaaaaatataG